A region of Corallincola holothuriorum DNA encodes the following proteins:
- a CDS encoding prepilin-type N-terminal cleavage/methylation domain-containing protein codes for MMRQQGFTLIELVVVIVILGILAVTAAPKFIDLQGDARESTLQGMKAALEGASTLTYSKAAIQDKQRAPFACVLLSGTPTSSCNGDNEVNTVYGYPRATQRDLSVVLETIFGDGSNGEEWDIDFSLTADAVITLSGTDGTDTLADKCQVEYNEAIDTDNRPVIVTASDGC; via the coding sequence ATGATGCGGCAGCAAGGCTTTACTCTGATAGAACTGGTTGTGGTGATCGTTATTCTAGGAATTTTGGCTGTGACCGCGGCGCCTAAGTTTATTGACCTGCAAGGGGACGCCCGAGAATCAACCCTACAGGGGATGAAGGCTGCGCTAGAAGGGGCCTCGACACTCACCTACAGTAAAGCGGCGATTCAGGATAAGCAGCGAGCACCTTTTGCTTGTGTGCTGCTCTCTGGCACACCAACAAGCAGCTGTAATGGAGATAATGAAGTCAATACGGTTTATGGTTACCCCCGAGCTACGCAGCGAGACTTAAGTGTGGTGCTAGAGACTATTTTTGGTGATGGCAGTAATGGTGAAGAGTGGGACATCGATTTCAGTTTGACCGCCGATGCGGTGATTACTTTGTCAGGTACCGATGGCACAGACACTCTTGCAGATAAATGTCAGGTTGAATATAACGAGGCGATTGATACCGACAACCGTCCTGTGATTGTGACGGCAAGTGATGGCTGTTAG